From a single Micromonospora pallida genomic region:
- the mutM gene encoding bifunctional DNA-formamidopyrimidine glycosylase/DNA-(apurinic or apyrimidinic site) lyase, with amino-acid sequence MPELPEVETVRQGLARWVTGRRIDSVQVRHPRAVRRHAPGAAHFADVLGSRTVQDVRRRGKYLWLPLDSGDALVGHLGMSGQLLVQPADAPDELHLRIRFTFADDGPELRFVDQRTFGGLAVSAGGAELPAEIAHIARDPMDPEFSDAGFVAALRRRRTEVKRALLDQTLISGVGNIYADEALWRAGLHGARPTDVLTGPAVGRLLGHVRDVLGEAIKVGGTSFDALYVNVNGESGYFDRALNVYGREGEPCRRCDAPIRREPFMNRSSYSCPRCQPRPRAARPG; translated from the coding sequence GTGCCTGAACTGCCCGAGGTGGAGACGGTCCGGCAGGGGCTGGCCCGCTGGGTCACCGGTCGACGCATCGACTCGGTCCAGGTGCGCCATCCCCGGGCGGTACGCCGACACGCGCCGGGCGCGGCGCACTTCGCGGACGTGCTCGGCAGCCGGACCGTGCAGGACGTCCGGCGGCGCGGCAAGTACCTCTGGCTTCCGCTCGACAGCGGGGATGCGCTGGTCGGGCACCTCGGCATGTCCGGCCAACTGCTCGTCCAGCCTGCCGACGCCCCCGACGAGTTGCACCTGCGGATCCGGTTCACCTTCGCCGACGACGGGCCGGAGCTGCGCTTCGTCGACCAGCGCACGTTCGGCGGCCTCGCCGTCTCCGCCGGTGGGGCGGAGCTGCCCGCCGAGATCGCGCACATCGCCCGTGACCCGATGGATCCGGAGTTCTCCGACGCCGGGTTCGTGGCGGCGCTACGGCGACGGCGTACCGAGGTGAAGCGGGCCCTGCTCGACCAGACTCTGATCTCCGGGGTCGGCAACATCTACGCCGACGAGGCGCTCTGGCGGGCCGGGCTGCACGGCGCGCGACCCACCGACGTGCTGACCGGGCCCGCGGTGGGCCGACTGCTGGGTCACGTCCGGGACGTGCTCGGCGAGGCGATCAAGGTCGGCGGCACCAGCTTCGACGCGCTCTACGTCAACGTCAACGGGGAGAGCGGCTACTTCGACCGGGCCCTGAACGTGTACGGCCGGGAGGGCGAGCCGTGTCGGCGCTGTGACGCGCCGATCCGGCGGGAGCCGTTCATGAACCGGTCGTCGTACAGCTGCCCGCGCTGCCAGCCGCGCCCCCGCGCCGCCCGGCCCGGTTGA
- a CDS encoding YceD family protein produces the protein MPKHSPSNLDPRSPLVLDTRELPRRPGALRTVKRVVSAPADLGVELISVPEGADLDLDLRLESVSEGVLVSGRISGPVRGECGRCLREINDSVAVTIQELYAYENSTTDATTEEDEVGRMQGDLIDLEPALRDAVVLTLPTNPRCREDCPGLCPECGVHWDELPADHSHQQIDPRWAGLSQLTRKEE, from the coding sequence ATGCCCAAACACTCGCCATCGAACCTCGACCCCAGGTCGCCGCTGGTCCTCGACACGAGGGAGCTGCCGCGCCGACCTGGCGCTCTGCGTACGGTCAAGCGGGTGGTCTCGGCCCCGGCGGACCTTGGCGTGGAGTTGATCAGCGTGCCGGAGGGCGCGGACCTCGACCTCGACCTGAGGTTGGAGTCGGTGTCCGAGGGCGTGCTCGTGTCGGGACGGATCTCCGGTCCGGTCCGGGGCGAGTGTGGCCGGTGCCTCCGGGAGATCAACGACTCCGTGGCCGTGACGATCCAGGAGCTGTACGCGTACGAGAACAGCACCACGGACGCCACGACCGAGGAGGACGAGGTGGGCCGGATGCAGGGCGATCTGATCGACCTGGAGCCGGCACTGCGGGACGCGGTGGTGCTCACGCTGCCGACCAACCCGCGCTGCCGGGAGGACTGCCCAGGACTGTGCCCCGAGTGCGGGGTGCATTGGGACGAACTGCCGGCCGACCACAGTCACCAGCAGATCGACCCGCGTTGGGCGGGCCTGTCGCAACTGACCCGTAAAGAGGAGTAA
- a CDS encoding phosphate acyltransferase PlsX produces MEPGTARIAVDLLGGDDAPAVVVDGALRALRADPDLHLLLVGPSEVAGGLVDVLTPEQRSRVTVRQVRHAVTMADQPIRAPRAATTIRAAVAAVAEGTAGAVVSAGSTGATVAAAALGLGRWPDVRRPALVATLPAVAGPVVLLDVGGSLEHRSTTLARHAVLGSAYAAVAHSITSPRVGLLSVGTEPGKGDRLRRAADPLLAALSLPCDGRYVGLVEGYDVAIGERADVVVTDGFTGNVLLKAIEGAYAMAGGPPTSGGVPRAAALLGVAGTVVVCHGAAGGEDVASGIALAAHLWRRDATARVAALLAAGRPADTSDRTTHTEVIP; encoded by the coding sequence GTGGAGCCGGGCACCGCGCGGATCGCCGTTGACCTCCTCGGCGGGGACGACGCACCCGCCGTCGTGGTTGACGGCGCTCTGCGGGCCCTGCGCGCCGACCCGGACCTGCACCTGCTGCTCGTCGGCCCCTCCGAGGTGGCCGGCGGGCTCGTTGACGTGCTCACCCCGGAGCAGCGCAGCCGGGTGACCGTACGTCAGGTCCGGCACGCCGTCACCATGGCCGACCAGCCCATCCGCGCGCCCCGGGCCGCGACCACCATCCGCGCGGCGGTGGCGGCGGTCGCCGAGGGCACGGCTGGCGCGGTCGTCTCCGCCGGCTCGACCGGTGCCACCGTCGCCGCCGCCGCGCTCGGTCTTGGCCGTTGGCCGGACGTGCGCCGCCCGGCCCTGGTCGCCACCCTGCCGGCCGTCGCCGGCCCGGTGGTGCTGCTCGACGTCGGCGGCTCCCTGGAACACCGGAGCACCACGCTGGCCCGGCACGCCGTGCTCGGGTCGGCGTACGCCGCAGTCGCCCACTCGATCACCAGCCCCCGGGTCGGGCTGCTCTCGGTCGGCACCGAGCCGGGCAAGGGGGACCGGCTCCGCCGGGCCGCCGACCCGCTCCTGGCCGCTCTGTCGCTGCCCTGCGACGGCCGGTACGTCGGCCTGGTCGAGGGCTACGACGTCGCGATCGGCGAGCGTGCCGATGTGGTGGTGACCGACGGCTTCACCGGTAACGTGCTGCTCAAGGCGATCGAGGGCGCGTACGCGATGGCCGGTGGCCCGCCGACCAGCGGTGGCGTGCCCCGCGCCGCGGCCCTACTCGGCGTGGCCGGGACGGTGGTCGTGTGCCACGGCGCGGCGGGCGGGGAGGACGTCGCCTCCGGTATCGCGCTCGCCGCCCACCTGTGGCGGCGGGACGCCACGGCCCGGGTCGCCGCGCTGCTCGCCGCCGGCCGTCCCGCCGATACTTCCGACCGCACCACGCACACCGAGGTGATCCCTTGA
- the recG gene encoding ATP-dependent DNA helicase RecG has protein sequence MTEQCTVDTPLKKLVGEKTAKALAGHLDLHTAGDLVYHFPRRYDERGEHTDIRSLDVGEQVTVLAQVQRTAVRPMRQRRGNLLEVTVGDGSGGVLTLTFFGNQAWRERELRPGRWGLFAGKVTEFRGKRQLNGPEYVLLGEGGEGEAAATEEVEEFAGALIPVYPAAAAVPTWVIAKCVRTVLDTLTPPEDPLPATVRATRNLVGLAEALREIHRPSTKEALYRARRRLKWDEAFAVQVTLVQRKLRAADWPARPRPPKPDGLLTAFDAGLPYELTGGQRDVGREIATDLGTAHPMHRLLQGEVGSGKTLVALRAMLQVVDAGGQAALLAPTEVLAAQHHRGIQELLGPLAQAGELGAAEHATRVELVTGSLGAAARRRALAEVAEGRAGIVLGTHALLYEGVDFADLGLVVVDEQHRFGVEQRDALRAKADQPPHVLVMTATPIPRTVAMTVYGDLEISTLAQLPQGRSPIASHVVPAAEKPAYLDRAWRRLREEVAAGHQAYVVCPRIGEGPASEEEAPKEDDSGRRPPLAVTEVAPLLAEGPLHGLRIGVLHGKLPADEKDGVMRSFAAGDLDVLVATTVVEVGVNVPNATVMIVLDADRFGVSQLHQLRGRVGRGSAAGLCLLVTEATEGTPARERLDAVASTTDGFKLAELDLEQRREGDVLGAAQSGRRSHLRLLSLLRDADLIRDARAEAITLVEEDPELARHPALAASVAALVDAERAEYLEKG, from the coding sequence ATGACCGAGCAGTGCACGGTGGACACGCCGCTGAAGAAGCTGGTGGGGGAGAAGACCGCCAAGGCCCTCGCCGGCCACCTCGACCTGCACACCGCCGGTGACCTGGTCTACCACTTCCCCCGCCGGTACGACGAGCGCGGCGAGCACACCGACATCCGCTCCCTGGACGTCGGCGAGCAGGTGACCGTGCTGGCCCAGGTGCAGCGCACGGCGGTGCGCCCGATGCGGCAGCGCCGGGGCAACCTGCTGGAGGTGACCGTCGGGGACGGCTCCGGCGGCGTGCTCACCCTCACCTTCTTCGGCAACCAGGCCTGGCGGGAGCGGGAACTGCGGCCCGGCCGGTGGGGGCTGTTCGCCGGGAAGGTCACCGAGTTCCGGGGTAAACGCCAGCTCAACGGCCCGGAGTACGTGCTGCTCGGCGAGGGTGGCGAGGGCGAGGCGGCGGCCACCGAGGAGGTCGAGGAGTTCGCCGGGGCGCTGATCCCGGTCTACCCGGCCGCCGCCGCGGTGCCCACCTGGGTGATCGCCAAGTGCGTGCGGACGGTGCTGGACACCCTCACCCCGCCGGAGGACCCGCTGCCGGCGACGGTGCGTGCCACCCGCAACCTGGTCGGGCTGGCGGAGGCGTTGCGCGAGATCCACCGGCCGTCCACCAAGGAGGCCCTGTACCGGGCCCGGCGACGGCTCAAGTGGGACGAGGCGTTCGCCGTGCAGGTGACGCTGGTGCAGCGCAAGCTCCGGGCCGCGGACTGGCCGGCCCGACCCCGGCCGCCGAAGCCGGACGGGCTGCTCACGGCGTTCGACGCCGGCCTGCCGTACGAGCTGACCGGCGGCCAGCGGGACGTCGGCCGGGAGATCGCCACCGATCTGGGCACCGCGCACCCGATGCACCGGCTGTTGCAGGGCGAGGTCGGCTCCGGCAAGACCCTCGTCGCGCTGCGGGCCATGCTCCAGGTGGTCGACGCGGGTGGGCAGGCGGCGCTGCTCGCCCCGACCGAGGTGCTCGCCGCCCAGCACCACCGGGGCATCCAGGAGCTGCTCGGCCCGCTGGCGCAGGCCGGTGAGCTGGGGGCCGCCGAGCACGCCACCCGGGTCGAGCTGGTCACCGGCTCGCTCGGCGCGGCGGCCCGCCGCCGGGCGCTCGCCGAGGTCGCCGAGGGGCGCGCCGGCATCGTGCTCGGCACCCACGCCCTGCTCTACGAGGGCGTCGACTTCGCAGACCTGGGTCTGGTCGTGGTCGACGAGCAGCACCGCTTCGGGGTGGAGCAGCGCGACGCGTTGCGGGCCAAGGCCGACCAGCCGCCGCACGTGCTGGTGATGACCGCCACCCCGATCCCGCGTACGGTCGCCATGACCGTCTACGGCGACCTGGAGATCTCCACCCTGGCCCAGTTGCCGCAGGGCCGGTCGCCGATCGCCTCGCACGTGGTGCCGGCCGCCGAGAAACCGGCCTACCTGGACCGGGCCTGGCGTCGGCTACGCGAGGAGGTCGCCGCCGGCCACCAGGCGTACGTGGTCTGCCCCCGGATCGGCGAGGGGCCAGCGTCCGAGGAGGAGGCTCCGAAGGAGGACGACAGCGGGCGGCGTCCGCCGCTGGCGGTGACCGAGGTGGCCCCGCTGCTCGCCGAGGGACCGCTGCACGGGCTGCGGATCGGGGTGTTGCACGGGAAGCTGCCCGCCGACGAGAAGGACGGGGTGATGCGTTCCTTTGCCGCTGGTGACCTGGACGTGCTGGTCGCCACCACGGTCGTCGAGGTCGGCGTGAACGTGCCCAACGCCACTGTCATGATCGTCCTGGACGCGGACCGGTTCGGCGTCTCCCAGCTCCACCAGTTGCGGGGGCGGGTCGGGCGGGGATCGGCTGCCGGGCTCTGCCTGCTGGTCACCGAGGCGACCGAGGGCACGCCGGCCCGGGAACGGCTGGACGCGGTCGCCTCCACCACGGACGGGTTCAAGCTCGCCGAACTGGATCTCGAACAGCGTCGGGAGGGCGACGTGCTCGGCGCGGCCCAGTCCGGACGCCGTTCGCACCTGCGGCTGCTCTCCCTGCTGCGGGACGCGGACCTGATCCGGGACGCCCGCGCCGAGGCGATCACCCTGGTCGAGGAGGATCCGGAGCTGGCCCGGCATCCCGCCCTGGCCGCCTCCGTGGCCGCCCTGGTAGACGCCGAGCGCGCCGAGTACCTGGAGAAGGGCTGA
- a CDS encoding CAP domain-containing protein, whose translation MHGWTDPMDPDRADRRAEPPTEEPPYWDNGRPMPRSAYLFGDAVDEPTTGWPDGPHADHRQGERPTGYAWVDADEQAPSPADAGLTGPDPATRQWSTDAPAGVGRHRSRRHVPRPFLIVGTAAAATLAVAVGVGAVLLPGGDSSPTSVTAEDAPAAPPLGEPDLFPSAPTSPTSSRTASPTPAPSRSVTPTPAPSRATAPSRRTAPRSSAPTPRATTPRATTTTAPATGGSEQAQVVALVNAERAKAGCGAVRVNAKLTSAAQQHSADQAAHRKMSHTGSDGSDAGDRLDRVGYDWRGYGENVAWNQQTPAAVMAAWMNSSGHRANILNCAFTEIGVGVARSNGPYWTQVFGTPA comes from the coding sequence GTGCACGGCTGGACCGACCCGATGGACCCGGACCGCGCCGACCGGCGCGCCGAACCTCCGACGGAGGAGCCGCCGTACTGGGACAACGGTCGCCCGATGCCCCGCTCGGCGTACCTGTTCGGGGACGCGGTGGACGAGCCGACCACCGGCTGGCCGGACGGTCCGCACGCCGACCACCGACAGGGTGAGCGACCGACCGGGTACGCCTGGGTCGACGCGGACGAACAAGCTCCGTCCCCGGCCGACGCGGGCCTGACCGGCCCGGACCCCGCCACCCGCCAGTGGTCCACCGACGCGCCGGCCGGCGTGGGCCGGCACCGGTCACGCCGCCACGTCCCTCGCCCGTTCCTGATCGTGGGGACCGCTGCGGCGGCCACGCTCGCGGTAGCCGTCGGGGTCGGTGCGGTACTGCTGCCCGGGGGCGACTCGTCGCCCACCTCGGTGACCGCCGAGGATGCCCCGGCCGCCCCGCCGCTGGGCGAACCCGACCTGTTTCCCTCGGCACCGACCAGCCCCACGTCCTCTCGGACGGCCAGCCCGACCCCCGCGCCGAGCCGGAGCGTCACGCCGACGCCGGCCCCGAGCCGCGCCACCGCCCCGTCGCGGCGGACCGCCCCGCGGAGTAGTGCCCCGACGCCCCGGGCGACGACGCCCCGGGCCACGACCACCACCGCACCGGCCACCGGCGGCAGCGAGCAGGCCCAGGTGGTCGCCCTGGTCAACGCCGAGCGGGCCAAGGCCGGCTGCGGCGCGGTACGCGTCAACGCCAAGCTCACCAGCGCCGCGCAGCAGCACAGCGCGGACCAGGCCGCCCACCGGAAGATGTCCCACACCGGCAGCGACGGCAGCGACGCCGGCGACCGTCTCGACCGGGTCGGCTACGACTGGCGCGGCTACGGCGAGAACGTCGCCTGGAACCAGCAGACCCCGGCTGCGGTGATGGCCGCCTGGATGAACAGCTCCGGCCACCGGGCCAACATCCTCAACTGCGCGTTCACCGAGATCGGCGTGGGGGTGGCGCGCAGCAACGGCCCGTACTGGACGCAGGTCTTCGGCACCCCCGCCTGA
- the rsmD gene encoding 16S rRNA (guanine(966)-N(2))-methyltransferase RsmD, whose translation MTRIVAGTLGGRRIAAPPGAGTRPTSDRVREALFSAVEASLDLSGARVADLYAGSGAVGLEAFSRGAAHVLLVESDPRAARVVRENIALLRAAPAARLVTGKVSTVLAAGPEGGRYDLVFADPPYAVPETEVTAMLAALVDGGWLAPDALVVVERSSRSGPVDWVEGVTAERSRRYGETTLWYGRRS comes from the coding sequence GTGACCCGGATCGTGGCCGGGACGCTCGGCGGGCGGCGGATCGCCGCGCCCCCCGGCGCCGGCACCCGACCCACCTCCGACCGGGTACGCGAGGCGCTGTTCAGCGCGGTCGAGGCGAGTTTGGACCTGAGCGGCGCGCGGGTGGCCGACCTTTACGCCGGCTCCGGCGCGGTCGGCCTGGAGGCGTTCTCCCGAGGGGCGGCGCACGTGCTGCTGGTGGAGTCCGACCCGCGCGCCGCCCGGGTGGTACGGGAGAACATCGCCCTGCTCCGGGCCGCCCCGGCCGCCCGGCTGGTGACCGGGAAGGTGTCCACCGTGCTCGCCGCCGGCCCGGAGGGCGGCCGGTACGACCTGGTCTTCGCCGACCCGCCGTACGCCGTACCGGAGACGGAGGTCACCGCGATGCTGGCCGCGCTGGTCGACGGTGGCTGGCTGGCCCCGGACGCCCTGGTTGTCGTCGAGCGGTCCAGCCGGTCCGGCCCGGTCGACTGGGTGGAGGGCGTCACCGCCGAGCGCAGCCGGCGTTACGGCGAGACCACTCTTTGGTACGGTCGCCGATCATGA
- a CDS encoding DAK2 domain-containing protein yields the protein MLETLDADAVRRWCATGLAALRHHQGEIDDLNVFPVPDGDTGTNLVLTLTSAQHALAMDLDTSPEGGTTPHGHALRLMARGALLGARGNSGVILAQLLRGLADALAPCPAVRGRALATALRNAAVAARAAVAQPVEGTLLSVAAGAADGAAETASDDLHAVARAAAGAAARALARTPEQLPALARAGVVDAGGRGLCLLLDALVEVVTGESPTRSAPLARPVRPPATAARETGSDAYAYEVQFLLDAEPAAVARMRRTLEGLGDSLVVVGDDPPPGESGTWNVHVHVNDVGAAVEAGVTAGRPYRISVTRFADQPAPAPPPVPDDAARAAVVVAPGAGIAAVFAREGATVVPANPSIGELLDAVRATGAARVVVLPNDPATATVAGEVVRQAHGFGVRVSVVPTRSPVQALAALAVRDPARSFEDDVIAMAEAAGACRYAEVCHARREALTVAGPCRPGDVLALVEGEVHLVGGDLLDTCTALLDRMLGGGGELVTLLAGADAPDGLVDTVRAHVVRRWPFVEVQAYAGGQPHYPLLVGVE from the coding sequence GTGCTGGAGACGCTGGACGCCGACGCGGTGCGCCGCTGGTGCGCCACCGGGCTCGCAGCGTTGCGGCACCACCAGGGCGAGATCGACGACCTGAACGTCTTCCCGGTCCCCGACGGCGACACCGGCACCAACCTCGTGCTCACCCTCACCTCCGCCCAGCATGCCCTGGCGATGGACCTCGACACCTCACCGGAGGGCGGGACCACCCCGCACGGCCACGCGTTGCGGCTGATGGCCCGGGGCGCGCTGCTCGGGGCCCGGGGCAACTCCGGCGTGATCCTCGCGCAGCTCCTGCGCGGCCTGGCCGACGCCCTCGCCCCCTGCCCGGCGGTCCGGGGCCGGGCCCTCGCCACCGCCCTGCGGAACGCGGCCGTCGCCGCCCGGGCCGCGGTCGCCCAACCGGTCGAGGGCACGCTGCTCAGCGTGGCGGCCGGCGCGGCGGACGGGGCGGCGGAGACCGCCAGCGACGACCTCCACGCGGTGGCCCGGGCCGCGGCCGGCGCGGCGGCCCGGGCGCTCGCGCGCACCCCGGAACAACTGCCGGCACTGGCCCGCGCCGGGGTGGTCGACGCCGGTGGACGCGGCCTCTGCCTGCTGCTGGACGCGTTGGTCGAGGTGGTCACCGGCGAGTCACCGACCCGGTCGGCGCCGCTGGCCCGCCCGGTCCGCCCGCCGGCCACCGCCGCCCGCGAGACCGGTTCCGACGCCTACGCCTACGAGGTGCAGTTCCTGCTCGACGCCGAGCCGGCGGCGGTCGCCCGGATGCGGCGCACCCTCGAGGGGCTGGGCGACTCGCTGGTGGTGGTCGGGGACGACCCGCCGCCGGGGGAGTCCGGCACCTGGAACGTCCACGTCCACGTCAACGACGTCGGCGCGGCGGTCGAGGCCGGTGTGACGGCCGGCCGGCCGTACCGGATCTCGGTGACCCGCTTCGCCGACCAGCCGGCACCGGCCCCGCCGCCCGTCCCGGACGACGCGGCCCGCGCGGCCGTGGTGGTCGCCCCCGGCGCGGGCATCGCGGCGGTCTTCGCCCGCGAGGGCGCGACGGTGGTGCCGGCCAACCCCTCCATCGGGGAGCTGCTGGACGCGGTCCGGGCCACCGGAGCGGCCCGGGTGGTGGTCCTGCCGAACGATCCCGCCACGGCGACCGTGGCGGGCGAGGTGGTGCGCCAGGCCCACGGGTTCGGGGTACGGGTGAGCGTGGTGCCGACCCGCTCCCCGGTGCAGGCCCTCGCCGCCCTCGCCGTCCGGGACCCGGCGCGCTCCTTCGAGGACGACGTGATCGCCATGGCCGAGGCCGCCGGGGCCTGCCGGTACGCCGAGGTCTGCCACGCCCGCCGGGAGGCGCTCACCGTCGCCGGTCCGTGCCGCCCCGGTGACGTGCTCGCCCTGGTCGAGGGGGAGGTGCACCTGGTCGGCGGGGACCTGCTCGACACCTGCACCGCGCTGCTGGACCGGATGCTCGGCGGGGGCGGTGAGCTGGTCACCCTGCTCGCCGGGGCGGACGCCCCGGACGGACTGGTCGACACGGTCCGCGCGCACGTCGTCCGGCGCTGGCCGTTCGTGGAGGTCCAGGCGTACGCCGGGGGCCAACCGCACTATCCGCTCCTGGTGGGGGTCGAATGA
- the rpmF gene encoding 50S ribosomal protein L32 translates to MAVPKRKMSRSNTRSRRANWKAAVVATVACPQCKSAKLPHAACSVCGTYNGRQVLEV, encoded by the coding sequence GTGGCCGTCCCGAAGCGCAAGATGTCGCGCAGCAACACCCGGTCCCGCCGGGCGAACTGGAAGGCGGCCGTGGTCGCGACCGTGGCCTGCCCGCAGTGCAAGTCGGCCAAGCTGCCGCACGCGGCCTGCTCCGTCTGTGGCACTTACAACGGCCGCCAGGTCCTCGAGGTCTGA
- the coaD gene encoding pantetheine-phosphate adenylyltransferase, which yields MRRAVCPGSFDPVTNGHLDIIGRASRLFDEVIVGVLVNQSKSGLFTVDERIAMLREVTGSYDNVRVASFQGLLVDFCREQQASVLVKGLRAVSDFDYELQMAQMNIGLAGVETLFMPTNPLYSFLSSSLVKDVAKWGGDVSPHVPDLVREQLRGRLAVQRRD from the coding sequence ATGAGACGTGCGGTCTGTCCGGGCTCGTTCGACCCGGTCACCAACGGACACCTTGACATCATCGGCCGGGCCAGCCGACTGTTCGACGAAGTGATCGTCGGCGTGCTGGTCAACCAGTCCAAGAGCGGCTTGTTCACCGTCGACGAGCGGATCGCCATGCTGCGTGAGGTGACCGGCTCCTACGACAACGTCCGGGTGGCGTCCTTCCAGGGTCTGCTGGTGGACTTCTGCCGGGAGCAGCAGGCCAGCGTCCTGGTCAAGGGGCTGCGCGCGGTCAGCGACTTCGACTACGAACTCCAGATGGCCCAGATGAACATCGGTCTGGCCGGGGTGGAGACGCTCTTCATGCCGACCAACCCGCTCTACTCCTTCCTCTCCTCCAGCCTGGTCAAGGACGTCGCGAAGTGGGGCGGTGACGTCTCGCCGCACGTGCCCGACCTGGTCCGGGAGCAGTTGCGGGGCCGGCTGGCCGTCCAGCGGCGGGACTGA